ATTCTTGTAACCAGAGCTCTGTAGTTGCTTTACAGAAGAGGTGAATCAAATTTTGGAGATAGGAATGGGAAAGTGTTCATGAAAAGATCTCTCTAAAATGGTCTATGGTGTGAAAAAGTTGACAACCTATCTGTATGCTACCACCAGTTGCCTAGGCTGAATATGGAACATTTTGCCTTCCTCTCCTAAAGGTGGTATACCAGCTTGAAGCAccagtcatctagtctgacacatCCTGTGTTCCTATGACTGTGAAAGCTTTTCTGGGGATGACCAGGAAAGGGTAGAGTTAATGAAGACCAAGAGAGGAAGCATGggattttggttttgaaaatttttactGATCAAAGTGTTGTTGTAAATAGTAGTATAAGATCAGGCTGTGCTAATGAGGAAGTgtatccggggggggggggaggggaatcttcCTGTGAGGGGAAAAGACATGTAAAGACTTGGATGTTGCAAAAGCAGGTATAAAACTACAGAGCTGGTCTGATTCTGGCCCATTCAGCCTGGTGATGTCTCTATAAAAGTGTGACTAGCATTTAAAGAGGACTTGACTGCTATTACACCCCAGAAGAGAACTGAGCTGATATTTACTGGAGGGGAGCAGCTGGTAAACTTTTGatggagattttcagaagtgccaaagGGAATTAGGAGCATACAAGGCAGTGGGAATTGTGTGCCTGAATTCCTTAGAGACCTTTGTAACTGGGATTTTCCAATTTACTTGACTGAAACTTGGTAGTTTCTAACTTGCCATAGCTGACTTGGTCTTGTGTGTAGGTGAGACCATACTGCGTAATATTCGTAGACACTAGTAGCCAGGGAGATCATTTAGGCCATGTGTCAAATGCGTGGATGTTTCTTTATAATGATGTGTACTGATAACAGTGGCATCATGTAAAACACAGCAGAAGACATGGTTCCTAACCTATGGAGCTTAAAAATCTAAACAGCGTGTTCTCCAGTACTTCATTCAGTCCAGTTCTAAATAACCACGAGAGGGCTTCTCCATCCTGGCTAAGTCTCTGGGTCACTAGTCTGATTCGCTGTGGTGGAACAATTATTACTTCTGTATTTTCATGACTTGTGCATACATCTAGGCATTTAATCTCTTTTGTAACATATCTTGCCTGACTTCTTATTTTTAATGATGTAGTCTCTTATTCTGACTTCCTCTCCTTTGTTTTGCACCCAAAATGGTTTGTTGTAAACAAGCAAATCCCAAACATACTGGATTGTAAAGGGACCTGTTAACCTTTCGTATTTATCGTGTTGTTTTATCCAGATCTCAGGAAACAGGCTAGACAGCTGGAGAATGAGCTTGATCTGAAGTTGGTCTCCTTTAGCAAACTGTGCACAAGCTACGGTCACAGCAGCGCCCGAGAGGGAAGACGCGACAGGTATAGGTACTAACAGACtccttaatgtttttttaaaaggctgcttTAAATACTCTTGATTCATTTAATCTTCCACTTTTCTTTGTTGTttgatgcttaatttttcaaGTAGCTCATTAGAATAGTCCTTCCTGGGCATTAGGAACCATATGCTGATCttaatgtggtggtggtggtgaatggGCACCACAAATGGATCAAGGACAGTGGAGCGTCGTTAGCATGATGTAAATCATTAGGAGGAATTATGTTTAAGATTTAGTTTGTATTTGTGGTAATCCATAGAGGGGTTGTGTCCTTGAGTATGGCAGTACAACTTGCTGCACCGTCTGTGTTCAAGTTGTATATTGGTTTAGAAAACATTTTGCAGTTTTTTAAGGACTTCAGCTCAAAGGCTAGAAAGCAGTTTGGATACTGATGAATTGAGCCTATCAAATCTGCATGTGGTCTGGCTAGCATTATACTCCCCATTGTaaagatgaggaaattgaggcacagagctgttGTGACTTGTCCAGGCTTGCACAGTGAAtacatggcagagctggggtttgAACTGAGGAGTTCTGACTCTGagccctctgctctaacccataCAGGGTACAGCCGTTAGTTTCAAGTTTTCCTTCAGGATTACTAGTGagaactcctttttaaaaataagcctttTACCAAAAGAGCTAATAAATGTTCTTCATTTGCTAGTGTCAGGTTTATGTGCGTTCCCCAATCAAGCATAGTTAAGTTTTATAAGTCTCTCCACCTTGAAGACCAGACTCTACTTCTTTCTGAAATGTGAAGACAGTTACATTATTATCTTCATAAACGGTGCCTATGCACATGCAGCCTTGTCTTGATCAGTCACTGTATATTAATTATGTGTCTATTGCAAGGGGAGTCATTCTGGAACTCGCTCCAATCCTAAAGTGAGAGAAATCTTCATCCTTCAAAACCTTCCCTAACGCTCCCCTCTACTGGGTTGCCTACCAAATATTCAACAATATCTAGGCATCCCGTGTACTGTGACCTCTGCTGCTCATTCTGAACATGATTGTGTCACTGTCaccttttccttctttcttccctcttccaGGTTCCATTTGTGTCCACCTGTTGTTGCTTAGAGGCTAAAACAGTAGGCTCTTTGTGGCATGGAGTGCATGTTTTATTGCAtgtagcacccagcacaatggggccttatCCCTGACTGAGGTCTGTCAGTGTTTctgccatacaaataataatagagcTTAAGACACCTAAATGGAAGCCGCCCAACTTGACTGCCAAGTGTTAGTTAATTGTGTTCTCATTTTCTCTTCACTCCCCCCAATCCACAGAAACAAACCTTGGTCTGATTGTCTTTGTTTTATCTGCCTTTCCCAAGAAGTACTAGTAGATTGCGGTCCTACCCCTTGAAAGCCACATTCCCCCTCTCCTAGCACAACAGTTCTGTCTCTTGCTGTGTTTTCAAAGAGAGAACACCAAAATGGATTGAGTCTAAATGTATTGTCAGATTGAATGAGTCTCTTCTAACATTGCTCAGGGTGAGCAGAGTGACCCAGAATCTGTTTCCCAGACGAAGCCCAAGAGCAGCGCCAGGAGTCACCACTCCCTTCCTAAATCAGGGCTGCTGCCGCCACCCCTGCctgctccatctctctctctcatgttgcCAGAGTTGTATTGTGCAGTGTTTGCCAGAAACTTGGACATACCACTGACTTCTCACTTCCAGAGAGAAAGATGGATGGTAGAAAAGACACtagttttctttcctcttcctatTCCATAATTGCAGGTTACCAGAGAAAAGAGTATTGCCTTCACAAAAGATGTAAGCTGTTACCTTACAGGTGTTGGTCTGTTGTGTGTTCGCTCCTATCCCCTTGCTTGTGTGTGATTTTCTTTTCCCTGTATAATTTTTAACTGCTTTGACAAGCATAGGGGAGATGGACTATGTAGAAAACACAGTTTATCCCAATTTTTCTCTGTGGCATGTTCTTGTTTAAAATGTGTCTGCAGGAGTTTCTCGCACTGTATTGTTAATGTACATTTACGTAATTGTAACATACTAATATTGAAACCCACTTTCCTGCTAAAATGGAATAATAAAGAACAGTGTAGGAAAGAAACATCATTGTtcggcaagtaatgatttctgaCGTGAGGTGCAGTATGATTCAGTACCAGATATTCGCTTCTAGAGGGAAGtaaggccgtgtctacactggtgcttatgttggcaaaacttacatagctcagcagtgtgaaaaaaacaacccccaccccaggtgaCATAAGCTTTGCCAGCAGAAGTGCTCGTGTGCACAGCGCTGTGTTGGCcgcagagcttctcctgccgTCATAGTTACTGCAGCTTGCTGAGCTGGTTTTATTccgtcgatgggagagctctctcccgttagCATAACACAGCTACACGAGCGCTCTTACAGCGGCACTGCTGTATCAGGACACCTGTGCCTCTGTAAGCTAgtaagtgtagacgtggccttagacTGTTTGCGGGGTATATATCTCATGGTATTTTAACTGAGGTATTGGACTAATGAGGCAGTTGATACAGgggaaaatgtatcttttttctaAATTTAATTTCTGACTTTAGGAAcctatttagaaaataaaattgcCCTTGTACTTATGTCTGATATTGACATGTTGTGTCCGAATTGTCACAAAAGGATGTTGTGCCTTTCAGTAAttgctgctgctcttttcctcttAGTTCTGACACGACTCCTCTCTTAAATGGGTCGAGCCAAGACCGAATGTTTGAAACCATGGCAGTGGAGATTGAGCAACTTCTGGGAAAGGTAAATGAATTGTCATATTCTTATTTCAATACCTAATAGGGCGTTGAAGACTTTAATAGATATAACGTTCCTGCATAGGCTGTAGAATGTGCACTTGATGACACAGATTGCAATACACCTCCATTAAACAAAACAAGATGTTTAGTAACACTGGTAACAGTGGTTGGTAAATACCTCACTGAGAACATGTTAACCAGCATTGTAGCACCTTTACagaaaagctcatgctcaaataaattggttagtctctaaggtgccacaagtactccttttctttttgcgaatacagactaacacggctgttactctgaaacctttggttTTTGGTTGTTTTCTGTAGCTTACTGGAATAAATGACAAAATGGCAGAGTACACCAACAGCGCGGGAGTCCCATCCCTGAATGCAGCACTGATGCACACGTTACAGCGTCACAGAGACATATTGCAGGTAAGTCACATGCAATACATTTGTTACTTGTTTTTACGCTGTGTCTTTATTGTAATAATACTTGGGAGTGGTACTTAGTGATCTGACCTCACACAAAATCCAAATACtcttgtaggtgtgtgtgtgcgtgtgtataaaaatgttaaaaaaaaataaaacccaaacccTACAATGTTGATTGGCAGGGAGAAGTTTGAGGGATGCTGTGTCACTGAAAAGTAAATGCTATCAGTTTTAGTTGTGACCAATGCATAGCAGGTTAAAATGTCTGATGGAAAAGACATCTTTGTCTCATATGCTGCAAGGGAAGGATATAGAAAATAGGATCCTAATAACCAAAAGGAAATAATCTTACCCACAACTGTTGTGGTTTTGCACACTGTGTGGATACAACTGATTAAATAATTCTATCTTAAAATGGTCATCTTTATAACATTTACCTTCTTGGTTTTCTATATATTTCAAAAATGATATAAGGAAGCTATTTTTGGTCTGTGATGTAAAGTTTTCAGGCTTGGGTTTATTCTACTCTATTTTTTGTTAACATCCAGTAGTTACATAAACTTAATTACAGTTCGGACTCTCAGATGAAGAAAAAGCTGTCCCAGGGAAGCTGTTGAAATAAGCAATTGAAAGCACTGAATATAAAACTGAACCTCATATTCAAAGGTTTTAAATGCAGCTAAAATTAATGAACAAAAAGATGAATATGCCATAGGTCCCAAGAGGTCTGTGCAGTTTTCCTGGTTTAGTGACTACCTGGTCTTGATGTAAAATTATTAAGGAAGTTTCACAATTTCTCAGTATTTGAATGCGTGTGTTCCTTCACTAGCTTCACAAATATGTCACGCAGGGAGTGCAAGGCTTCTGCACAAGCCGACATCCAGTTTCTATTTGATGTTGCCTTTCTAGAAAGGCTTCCGGCTTGGACCTTTTCGCTGTATTACTCAGTGCCCCCTTTGCTGAGGGGGGAATAACGAAATCTACATTAAAACCAGTTGTCAGATCTTCAGTTAAGATCCCATTTGATGCTATTGCCTTAAAACTACAAGAACAAACCCAAAAACAAAAGGCACTTTGTGTAGTGCAATAAAGTGTGATCATCCGTGAAGTCTTGTAATTGAATTATTGATACATTTCATACCGAGAGATTTAAATATTATCAACTTCAGCAAACTGACTCTGTGTCCAAAGACTCCTAGGGTAcatctgcacagcagctgggaggtgtaattccccgTTTGGGTAGACAAACATGAGCTAGTTTTGCTCAAGCTTGCACTCTAAAAATGTGGTGCCCATGGTGGCACAGGCAGCAGCCTGGGCACAATCCAATCTGACTCCTGGGCACGTACTTGAGCAGCTAGCCCTAGCTGCCACGCATGCTGCTACAAAtatttttagtgcactggcttgagcagagctagcacgtgtatctcccagctgcagggtaaaTGTGTGAATTTCCAGGTTCTGAGAGTAGGATTTTAATGTCCGCTCATCAAATGGCCTAAACTCACATGCTGTGTGGGAGACTATCATTTAAGAGACACTATCCATTTAAAAAGCACAcaaatgcagtggttctcaaactttttttttctgcgGAACACTTGAAAATTGgtgagggtctcggtggaccacttaatgatctttccaaatgttgtttgtactgttggataactatttgtaaagtgctttggataaaagcgctatattaaaaaaaacttcataataattaacttttttattctacaaataaaagcacacaactcatattttaatatcagtagtcttacctttctagtgtgatggatgtgccctctctcccctgccagagctggggctgggaagggggaggggtctcTCCCTCACTGCGGCAGCCCCCGAGGTGGGGCtaggaaggagtgggggggtgtctctccccgacagctgcagccctggagctggggaaagtcacctctttctctggctgccacagccctgcacatcccaaattccccccatcccctATTCTCAGCCcactaccccctattcccccccccccaggccaccacctcacctcacctcataTGTGCACCTTCTCCAGGGTTCAGGCACCTAATTACTGGTGCCatgcctgcgcggctccactaattaggtgggtagcccttcattctctcgtgtgtggCTACCCAAgcacacaccttagagggaactatccgcagaccacctgaaCGGAgcccacggaccacagtttgagaacctgtgCACTAATGTCTGAatgttttttagtttttttacttttacttttcttATCTATTTAACAGAATATATACAAACTGATAATTCttgcaaaaaatgttttgttcatttattAGCAGGAAAACCAACATAAGTTTTTAACAAGTTGTATTGATCATTTTTACACTCTTTACTCTTTAACCCTGAACATTATAGGGACCATCTACAAAGTCTGTTTAATGTTACACAAGACGCCATCTCTGTTTAGCTTGTTTAAATATAACATCACAAAcagtacaattttttaaaaaatgcaaaaatgataATCATTACAAAGCATTAAAACCTAGCCCCCTTCGTTATTTACAGTGTTTATTTACATGACCCAGTACTTCTAGTGAAGAGtaccagtttttaaaatgcagaaatgATAAACTCAAGCATTAAAACATTTCTTTACAGGATACATAAACCATTACGAGTAAACAGAACCAGTGTTTAAAAATGCAGAGATGATCATTTTAAGTTGCAACAACAGCAGTACTAATTTGTTCCTGCTGGTTGTTCGGATAATACAGAGAGCCTGGTAATGGAGGCTCGAATAAACGGGGTTCTGATgtcttagaattggaaaaagtacagagaatggcagcaaaaatgattaggggtttggaacagctttcatacTAGGAGAATTTAAAAAGACTAGGGCTGTTtatcttagaaaggagatgattaagaggggatatgatagaggtctataaaatcatgactgatgtggagaaagtgaataaggaagtgttatttaccccttcacataacacgagAACCAGGGGGTCATGCAATGAAATTTATAAGCAGCAGATTTAAAGCAAacttaaggaagtacttcacacagtgcacagccaACCcgcagaactcattgccagagaatgttgtgaaggccaaaaggataactGGGATCAGAAATAAttaagataagttcatggatgataggttcATCAATGTCTGCTCACCAAGGAGGTCAGgggcacaaccccatgctctgtgtgtgcctaaacctctgactgccaccagctgggactggatgacaggatgggTCACttaataattgctctgttctgttcattccctttgaagattgtggcattggccactgttggaagacaggacactgggctaaatggaccgttggtctgacccagtctggccattcttattttatgTGAAAACAAGAGGAGGGGGTTATAATGAAAGTTCCAGTATAACCGTAACCATTGAGATCATTATTAAGCAAGTACTGTAATGCTATAGAAGTAATAAAACTTTCAAGcctattttccatttttactagCCTTTTTATTGGCTAGTTTTCTGTCTATTTAGTACCTGTTAGTCAGATCTTGGTTGGCAGAGTGTTGCCCTTGTCGAGATCTAATGGCGATGAAATACTTCTTTTATTGCAGGATTACACGCATGAATTccataaaaccaaaaccaactttATGGCAGTGCGGGAAAGGGAAAATCTCTTGGGATCAGTACGGAAAGATATTGAGTAAGTCTGAGTATAAACAATAGCAATAGACTTGAACACTTCTCTTGTCCTGACTGGAAGAAGCATACTTTTTTGAACCATCACCCTGTTTTCTGAGACATTTGCATGATTTTTTAAAGCGCTTCTTTCAGAGAGGGCTCATTTCAAGTACATTGTCGGGCGTATTATGAAGCTGTACACTGAAACTAAATCTATTAGCCAAAAGTTCCAGGACTAAAAGTACTCCTGGCTCTCCTTTTTAGTAGTGTGGGATGTGTGCTTCCCTAAATCAAATGAATTAGTATATGTTTAAAGGAGGGTCAAAAGCTTCCAATATAAAGTGAAGAAAAAGACTATTCTGATTGGAACAATTGCCATAAGTTTCAGGTTGAATTAATGAGTTGTTTCAATCAGATCTGGCTACATGATTGTCTCAAAATTCACTTTTGATACAAGCAGCTTGTAATCATAATTACTTGCTTTTAAAAGATGCAAATTGCATTTGCGAATTGAGCTGTTAACATGCTTGTTTGAGATCATATTTAACAGCTGTGGATGTAAACCACAGATACAGACTCTCCATGAGGCAAAAGTTAATCTTTGAAAAACCTTCTGAGAAATGCTTCTGCCTATCCCCACTGTCCTATTTTTGAGTGTGTCTCTTCCCTAGATTTAATTCTAGGGGTGTTTGCTTGAAAATATAGGATCTTCCGTTTTGTAGGCGCTCTTCTGCTTTTCTATATTCCTCACCTTGAGTTGGATTTCTTTGTGACAACACAAACCTCACAACCATTTTAACTTCACGTGAGGGGATCGCAGCAGGAGCATTTACTGCTTTTAGGAGCAAAGATTATGTTTTCATGTGAACTTCCCTGGTAGCAATAAACTGTAATAGTAAACAAGCAGAACTGTGTTCAAATACAGGCCCAGTGCTCCTTCCATTGACGTTAGTGGCAAAAATCCTTGATTTTAGGGTGGGGTCCAGAATGTGTTTCAGtgaatttctaaaaaaacaaacctcaagTGTTTGTAATATAATTAAGCCTGGATATGAATTGGAAGTTTACTTTTCCTTCTGCAACCCCCTAGTGAGTCTCTCTGAAACACCAGCAGAGGGCACCTGCCTTTCCTTTATCTATCCAGTGTACATTTCAGAATGTTTCCCTCAGGGAAAGAGAAATTAGAACATGCTTCTGAATGGGAAAATAGCAAACTCTTTTCTGAAAGAGGTTATTTTGAGCCCAGGTGAAACTGGGAGAAAGCTGTCTGTACTGATTTATTATAGCCTCTCTCTAGTTAGGGTTGGGTTCCATTTTGCACttggaaaattgtgtgtgtgtgtgtgtgtatgtatatatatatatatatatatataggtagggtgtatatgtgtgtgtgtgtgtatgtaggtAGGTAGGTATATATTTAGGTAGGGTAAAACACTTAAATCCATTTTCTATGGTTTAGTCTATCAATTTAAAAAAGGGTATTTTAATGACCCTGAGACTTTTCCATTTGGTGATTTAGAAATAACTGAATTTAACATACAAGCTAGGTccgtcaagcgattaaaaaaattaatgatgattaattgcgcaattaaaacaattaatcgtgattaatcgcactgttaataatagaattccatttacttaaatatttttggatgttttctacattttcaaatataatttcagttacagcacagagtacaaagtgtacagtgctcattttatatttattttgattacaaatatttgcactgtaaaaaacaaaagaaataatatttttcaattcatctaatacaagtactgtagtgcaatctctttatcatgaaagttgaacttacaaatgtagaattatgtaccaaaaacaactgcattcaaaaataaaacaatgtaaaacttaagaGCCTACAAATCTACTCAGTCCtattttttgttcagccaatcgctcagacaaacaagtttggttacatttgcagaagataatgctgctcgcttgttcacaatgtcacctgaaagaacaggcatttgcatggcactgttgtagccagcgttgcaagatatttacacgccagatgcgctaaagattcacatgtcccttcatacttcatccaccattccagaggacatgcatccatgctgatgacaggttctgcttgatcaCAATCCAAAGCACAGCGGACCGaaccatgttcattttcataatctgtgtcagatgccaccagcagaaggttgattttcttttttggtggttcgagttttgtagtttccgcatctgagtgttgctcttttaagactcgtgaaagcatgcgccacaccttgtccctctcagattttggaa
The Eretmochelys imbricata isolate rEreImb1 chromosome 17, rEreImb1.hap1, whole genome shotgun sequence DNA segment above includes these coding regions:
- the GOSR1 gene encoding Golgi SNAP receptor complex member 1 isoform X1, with amino-acid sequence MAAGSSSNYWEDLRKQARQLENELDLKLVSFSKLCTSYGHSSAREGRRDRYSSDTTPLLNGSSQDRMFETMAVEIEQLLGKLTGINDKMAEYTNSAGVPSLNAALMHTLQRHRDILQDYTHEFHKTKTNFMAVRERENLLGSVRKDIESYKSGSGVNNRRTELFLKEHEHLRNSDRLIEETISIAMATKENMTSQRGILKSIQSKMNTLANRFPAVNNLIQRINLRKRRDSLILGGVIGICTILLLLYAFH
- the GOSR1 gene encoding Golgi SNAP receptor complex member 1 isoform X2 produces the protein MAAGSSSNYWEDLRKQARQLENELDLKLVSFSKLCTSYGHSSAREGRRDSSDTTPLLNGSSQDRMFETMAVEIEQLLGKLTGINDKMAEYTNSAGVPSLNAALMHTLQRHRDILQDYTHEFHKTKTNFMAVRERENLLGSVRKDIESYKSGSGVNNRRTELFLKEHEHLRNSDRLIEETISIAMATKENMTSQRGILKSIQSKMNTLANRFPAVNNLIQRINLRKRRDSLILGGVIGICTILLLLYAFH